The genomic region AAAAACCCGAAAATTGTCCTCCAGGGGAGGGGTGACCCACCATTTTAGGTTAAAAATCACCAAAATTGGGTATCATGATCGACAAAATAAGATAAACCGGTAAATTTGAGTATAGTAAAAGACAGAAAGATTGACGGTGCGTTCTAGATTTTTCAGTTGTATTCTTAGGTATTAAGTTTTTGTTTTTCCGGTGTTGGGTAAGGGAAGGGAGATGATCGTAATGCAAGATAAAGCCCTGGCAAATGTTTTTCGTCAAATGGCAACGGGGGCTTTTCCCCCTGTTGTGGAGACGTTTGAACGCAACAAAACCATCTTTTTTCCCGGGGATCCGGCCGAACGAGTTTATTTTCTTCTCAGAGGTGCTGTGAAACTTTCCAGGGTGTATGAAGCGGGAGAAGAAATAACAGTGGCCCTGCTACGAGAAAATAGCGTTTTCGGTGTTTTGTCATTGCTAACAGGTAATAAATCAGACAGGTTTTACCATGCTGTTGCTTTTACTGCGGTGGAATTGCTCTCTTCGCCAATTGAGCAGGTAGAGCAGGCCCTCAAGGAAAATCCAGAATTGTCAATGCTTATGCTGCGAGGCCTCTCCTCGCGGATTCTGCAAACAGAGATGATGATTGAAACTCTTGCCCACCGAGACATGGGTTCTCGGTTAGTCAGTTTTCTGTTAATTCTCTGTCGCGACTTTGGTGTTCCCTGTGCTGATGGGGTTACTGTTGACCTCAAGTTATCCCATCAGGCGATCGCAGAAGCAATAGGTTCCACCCGAGTGACTGTAACCAGGTTACTAGGAGACTTGCGGGAGAAAAAAATGATTTCTATCCACAAGAAAAAAATCACTGTGCATAAACCAGTTGCATTAAGCAAGCAATTTACCTAAAGGTTGCTAAGTTTGCTTAGGGGGGTCTAATTCACCAGGCAAGTTGTGTTTACTCTTACGGACCAATATCCCCCTGTGTCCACCGTGCAACAATTTTAATAAGGTGCAATTCTATGACTCCAAGACATGGATACCTATGGCTGTCAAACAATATTTAAACTTTACTATTCTATCCAATTCTTTTTCTCCACAGACCATGGTTAAAAGTAGTAAAGTGTATATGGAAGCTTTTTTGGCGGTAGGATTAAGATGGCCACTGGGTACATCCTCATAGCAGCAATTTTAATTTTGGGCGGTGTGATTGCCACCCTCGGCGATCGCATTGGTACCAAAGTAGGTAAAGCACGTTTATCTCTGTTTAATTTACGTCCCAAGAAAACGGCGGTTATTGTCACTATCTTTACGGGTAGTGTGATTTCCGCCACCACCTTGGCCATTTTATTTGCCGCCGACGAGGGTTTGAGAAAGGGTGTATTTGAGTTAGAAGATATTCAAAAAGATCTCAGAAACAAACGGGAACAATTAAAAACTGCTGAAGCTCAGAAGATTAATATAGAGAATAGACTAATTGCAGCTAGAAAAGCTCAAGAAGAAGCTAAAAACCAGCTTATAGAAACAAATAAGTCTTTACAAGAAGCAAATAGTAAACAAAAAGCTACACAAGCTAAACTTGACATTACTACTACAAAACAGATTAAAACTCAAACTCAACTCCGGGGAACCCAGAGCAAACTAGGTAAGGTTGTGGTTCAGTATAGACAGGCCCTGGGTGAACTGGAAAATTTATACCAACAACGCCAAGCCTTACAATTGGCAGTGGGAGAATTAAGAAGTGAACGTCAGCAGTTATATGCTCAAGCTCAACAAGCTATTGATGAGGCTAAAAATGCAGTTACCAAACGAGATCGAGAATTGTTCAACCGCAAAGCAATTATTGCACAGCGAGATCGAAAAATTGCTGGTTTGGATAGGCTAATTCAAAATCGCAATTTAGAAATTAGGAAACGAGAACAAATTATTGCTAGTAGAGAAGTGCAACTAGGGGAGCTAGAAAAACAGCAGCAGTATTTAGAACAAGAGGTAGCAAGATTGGAAAAATATTATCAGTCTTATCGCGACCTACGTTTGGGTAAATTGGCTTTGGTTCGTGGTCAGGTAATAGCATCTGCTGTAGTTAGTGTGAATAAACCTAGCGTTGCCAATCAGGTCATTACCCAAATATTTCAGGAAGCTAATAATAACGCCAGCATTCAATTAAATGAACCAGGAACCAACCAAAATAACACAGACTTACTACGTATAAGTGAAGAAAGGGTGGAACAACTGACTAAACAAATTCAGGATGGTAGGGAATATGTAGTGAGAATTTTTTCTGCTGGTAACTACGTAAGAGGGGAAAAACAAATAGAATTTTTTGCCGATGCTATGCCCAATCAACTGGTATTTTCTGCTGGTCAGGTATTGGCTACAACCTCTGCGGATATGAAAAGTATGACATCATATCAACTGCGTCAAAGGCTAGATCTAGTAATTTCTGCTTCCCAGTTCCGTGCCCGAAATGCTGGCATTGTGGAGAGAATAGAGATAGATGGCACTTTTTTACGATTTTTTTCTGAACTGGAGCAGTCTCAACAAGCTTTGGAAGTAAAAGCAGTTGCTGCAGAAAATATCTATACTGCAGGTCCTTTAAGAGTTAAACTGGTGGCAATATCCAATGGAAAAATTGTTTTTAGCACTTAAAAATGAATAATATAAATGGTATAAAAACACAGTGCACAATTTTAGGCTTTGACCCTGGACGTGACAAATGTGGTGTAGCAGTGATGGGAATAGACCGTAAACTTTACCATCATGAAGTTGTGCCAGCTAAACAGGTGATCGCCCATATTTCTGATTTCAGGGCAACTTTTTCCATTTCCAGAATTGTGATGGGAAATCAAACCACAGCTAAAACTTGGAAACAGCAACTGGAGCAGGAATTAAACCCCAGTTTGGATATTATCTTAGTAGATGAACGTTACACTACCTTAGCTGCAAGAGACCGTTATTGGCAGATGTTTCCTCCCAGAGGATTAACAAATCTCGTACCCAAAGGTTTACGTCAACCACCACGGGCTATAGATGATATTGTAGCAATTCTCCTAATTGAACGCTATCTTGAAGAACTGGGGATTTGCCACAAAAACACTACTAGTCATCCCATTTGTGACCAGTAGTGTTTTAGTATTTGTCAACCTCTTGTAGTGGCTATAGTTCATATTTCGGCCCGAATAGTAAAAGTATAATCTCCTCCTGGTTCCAATTGATAATCTTGTTTTTCTAAAAAGCGTCCCAGGGGATCCCTAATCAAGGCCCTTCCCCGAGAGGGTTGAATGGAAAGTTCTCCCCGGAGAAAATACCATTCAAAATGCCATTCAAAATTGCCAGCACTGACATCACCTTCCAGAAAGCCATGTTGCCAGGATTGACGGGTGATTCTCACGTGGGCAGTAGTTTCTGGTAAACGTTTAGCGCTGACCATGGAATAACAAGTGTAAATTTTCCTTCGAGTAAGAAAATTATACAATCACTGGAGAATATCCCATTACCCAGGTATCACGGATTTTAGATTTGTGATTTATTATACTTAATCTACAATCTAAAATCCTATAGCCCTAGCCACCGGGGGTGAGCCAGAACGCTTCTTCACTAAACCTTCTGGACAAAGCTAGATACAACTAGCGATTTGTTGCTGCGGCTTCTCGTGCAGCAGCTGCCTGATCTGGATGAATGCCCAATCGTGTCAGGTTAATTCTCCCCTTGCTATCAATTTCACGAACCTTGACAATTACCTCCTCACCAACAGCTACTTCATCTTCCACCTTACCTACACGATAATCGGCCAGCTGGGAAATATGGATCATGCCCTCCTTACCAGGTAAAAATTCCACAAAGGCCCCAATTGGTATAATCCTTGTCACACGACCCACATATACATCTCCCTCGTGGAGCTTGCGGGTCATGCCCTGAATTATACTTTTTGCTCGTTTGGCTCTACCTTCATCTATGGCGGAAATGGTCACAATACCACTATCTTCAATGTCGATTTTAGCACCCGTCTCTTCCGTAATACCCTTGATGGTCTTACCGCCTGGACCGATGACTAAACCAATCATATCAGGATCAATTTTAATTGTGACTAGTCGTGGTGCAAAAGGTGAAGTTTCAGTTCGTGGTTTGTCTATAGTTTGCAACATCTTATCCAAAATGTGCAATCGAGCATCCCTGGCCTGATCCACGGCTTGTTTAATTACATCTAGAGACAATCCAGAGATTTTCATGTCCATTTGTAGTGCCGTGATACCCGTATCAGTACCTGCCACTTTAAAGTCCATATCGCCCAAAAAGTCTTCAATGCCCTGAATATCAGTGAGTACCCGTACTTCCGATCCTTCCTTAATTAAACCCATAGCAGCACCGCTGACAGGTTTGGTAATGGGAACACCCGCATCCATGAGAGCTAGGGTAGATCCACAAACTGATCCCATGGAGGTAGAGCCATTGGAAGAAAGAACTTCCGAGACCACCCTAATGACGTAGGGGAATTGCTCTTTGGTAGGAAGCACAGGCAAAATTGCCCTTTCCGCTAAAGCTCCATGCCCTATTTCCCGTCTTCCAGGGGCTCGCAAGGGTTTAGTTTCACCTACGGAGAAAGGAGGGAAATTGTAATGATGTAAGTAACGTTTGGACTGATCTACTTGTAAATCATCACTTAAACTTTGGGCATCCCCCGGTGTGCCAAGGGTACAAGCTGACAATACTTGAGTTAATCCACGATTAAATAATCCACTGCCATGAACACGACGGGGTAGGACTCCTACCTGGGATGAAACGGGACGTACCTCATCTAACTTGCGACCATCTACTCGTACATTGTCTTCAACAATTTGACGACGCATGAAGTACTTAGTGATGTCTTTAAAAGTATTGTCAAGTACTTGACTATTAGCTGTTGCAGCTATGCGAATAGGATCTTCCTCTCCAAGGGATTCAATGCTAGATGCGATCGCACTTTTAACTACATCCAGGGCAGCATCGCGTTCAGTTTTAGTTAATTCAAACTGAGCGAGTATTTTTTTAATTTCCTCACTAGCGCGATCGCGGATATAGTTTTCCAGACTTTGATCGGGTATTGGAGGTTCTTGGTGAACAATAGTCAAACCCAGTTCAGCAATTAAATCTCGTTGTGCTTGAATTAAATCCCTAACTGCTTCATAACCAAAGTCAATGGCCTCAATAATATCCCGTTCAGGTAACTGATTTGCTCCTGCTTCCACCATAATTACCCCATCGGGGGAGCCAGCAACCACCAAATCCAAATCACCAGCTTCTATTTCGGCGTAGGTAGGGTTAATAATAAAATCATCCCCAACTAAACCCACACGTACTGCTGCCATTGGTCCATAAAAAGGAATTTGGGCAATCAGAGTAGCGATAGAAGCTCCGGTTACAGCCAACACATCGGGTGGCACCAGCTCATCCATAGAGAGGGTCAAAGCAATAATTTGCAGGTCATCTCTTAACCAGGAGGGGAACAGGGGACGCAATGGGCGGTCAATCAAACGACTAGTTAAAATAGCCCTTTCTGGTGGCCGACCCTCGCGGCGCATAATACCACCGGGTATTCTTCCAGCAGCGTACAGTCTTTCTTCATAATCTACTGTTAGGGGAAGAAAATCAACGCCCTCTCTGGCTTCTGATCTTGTGGCCGTCACCAAAACGGCAGTGTCTCCCGATTCTATCAACACCGAACCACCTGCTTGAGGGGCTAACAATCCGACCTTCAGTCGAATATCCCGTCCATCAAAGGATATTGACTTATCAATTTCTGCCATTCAGTTTCTTTTCCTTCTATGCACTCTATTCTCGCTCTGTGGCAATCCTAACACTTATATAATGTAGACGACTTGGTTTTGGATATATTAGTTTCAGACAAGGTAAAGGGGGGGGGATCTGGCGACTTTTTAGTTTGTACTTGGGAATTTGTGAAAAAATATGTGAATTCTACACGGTGCTTGGTTGGATAAAACAAAAAGTAATTTTGATCCAGTATTGTTCCTCTGGGCAGAAACTTGGCGAAGCGAATCTCAAATATCAATGGAGTCTATTAGTTTGACATCCTTACCTTACCATCCTTTAGCCATGTCATCCCTGGAGTTGGGTACGTGGCTGAAAAGCTATCATGGGCGAATCTATGACTGTATTTTCACTTCTAATTCTGCTATAACTAAAGTAAGTAGGAATAAAATAAATCAAGCTAAAGTTGATTCACAAGTGCTCGCTGTACCGACTAATTTTATAGGAAGATCCCCAATTATTTGCCCCATATATTCCCCAAGTATATTAGTAGAGAATAATGATAGAAATAGTAATTTTGCCTCCCAGCTTAGCTAATCGTGAAGGTTGGGCAAATCGTTTAGGTTTGCAAATTATCGCCGAAACACCACACAATAAACAATAGATTTCAACACGACCCACAAAGTCCACCAATTATGATTCTGTCTTTAAAAGCTGGTGGTGTGGGTTTAAACCTAACTAGGGCAAACTATGTTTTTCATTTCGATAGATGGTGGAATCCCGCAGTAGAAAACCAAGCAACCGACCGAGTCTTTAGAATTGGACAAACTCAGAATGTCCAAGTCCACAAGTTTGTCTGTAGGGGAACTCTAGAAGAAAAGATCCATGACATGATTGAAAGCAAAAAACAATTGGCACAGCAGGTAATTAGTTCCGGTGAAGACTGGTTAACCCAGCTGGATACGGATCAACTACGTGATTTGTTATTTCTGGATAGAAATGCTATTGTTGATGACGAATAAGATTAGTTTAGGTTTTAAAGAAGAAAATATGATAGAGAGAACTTTAGAAATCAGCAGAGAATGGTGGTCCCAAAGATGGTTAGACCTATTAGACTCCTATCGTTTTAAAAAGCGGTTAGAAAGAGCTAGAAACTATTCTCGACAAGGGAACATTTTGAGTATTGAATTTCAAAAATCTAAGGTTCTAGGGCGGGTGAAAGGTAGTGAAGTTGAACCATACCAAGTTTCCTTATCCCTTGATATATTTAGTGATGAGGAATGGAGCTATGTGATTGAAACTATGTCCCGTAAATCCCTATTTGCAGCTAAGTTACTAGCAGGAGAAATGCCTCAAAATATTGAAGATGTATTCACCAGTAATGGACTTTCATTATTTCCCTTTACCTTGAATGATGTCCATAGTCAATGTTCCTGTCCCGATCCAGCAGTACCCTGTAAACACATCGGAGCTGTTTATTATCAATTGAGCGATCGCCTGAGTGAAGATCCTTTTGTACTATTTGAATTACGGGGTAGAAGTAGAGAAAGAATAATTCAAGATTTAAGAAAATTAAGGAGTCAGAAAAAATTAGTTAACCCACCTGTCCAGAGATTATATACCAGCGAAAAAAATAACCAAGAAGAGAATTCCCCCAAACTAAATACTAACCCAAACCCTAATCAAATAAATGATTTTTGGCAATATAACGACCCACTGGAGTCATCCCTGGTGGTAATTTCTCCTAACATGGGAGAAACGGTATTAGATATTTTAGGAAATATTCCCCTACCCAAAGATCAAGACAATACAGTCCACGTCTTGGGTTCCAGTAACGATCCAACCATGAAACACTTACAAAATATTTACCGAGATGTTAGTCAAAAAGCCTGCTTATTGGCGATGAACATGGGTTAACTTTTTTGTTAATGATATGATATGATGCCATTTTATACTCAATTTTCCAAGAGCTTAGGAGCATATATGGAGCCAATTATTGCTATAGCTTTAGCCCTTATGGGCTATGCCTTTGGATCTACCAAATTGGTTAGTCAAGGCAATGAAGCACTAGTGGAACGTCTAGGGCGGTATCATCGAAAACTGAAACCGGGAATTAACTTTATAGTTCCCCTACTAGATCAAATCGTCATGGAAGACACCAATAGAGAACAGATTTTAGATATTAGTCCCCAAAATGTGATTAGCAAGGATGGTGTTTATTTAGAAGTGGATGCGGTAGTTTATTGGCGTATTATAGACATAGAGAGAAGTTTTTATGCTGTTGATGATTTACAAGAGGCACTTAACAATTTAGCAGTAACCACAGTGCGAGAGATTCTAGCGCAGAATACCCTAGAAGAAAGTAACATGGCCAGGTCTAACATAGACAAAACCCTAATAGACCAGTTAAACTTGACCTCCCAGACCTGGGGGGTAGAAATCATGCGGTTAGATTTCCAAAGAATTACACCACCAGAAAGCGTAAGAAAATCCATGGAAGAAGAACGTGCAGCAGAAATTAAAAAGCGAGCAGTGATTTCCGCAGCGGAGGGAGAAAGACAAGCAGCAATCAAAAAAGCTGAGGGAACTAGAACATCTATGGAAATAATTTCCGAGGCCTTGCGTGCCCATCCTGAAAGTAAAGATATTTTACGGTATCTTGTGGCCCAGGATTATGTCCAAGCTAGTCAGAAGTTGGGAGAAAGCAACAACGCCAAAATTGTCTTTGTAGATCCAGCTAATTCCACGGGGATGTTTGAGGAGTTAATTTCCCAACCAGGACAAGAAGATGAGGGTAAAAGACCCGGTAATGGCAAAAAGTGACAAATCCTACTTAGCCATATCTATAAATAGCATCAGCAACAAGGGACACATCCCGTATGGCACTAACATCATGAACCCTGAGAATATCAGCACCATGAAAAATGGCTGCACAACAAGCTGCGGCCGTTCCCCACACGCGATCCTTTGCATTTGGTTGATTCAAAATTTGGCCGATAAAACTTTTCCGAGATGGGCCGACCAAAATGGGGACTTCAAGGCCTTTTAACCTGGACAATTCCCGAATAATTTGTAAATTTTGTTGATGATTTTTGGCAAAACCAATACCGGGATCAATAATTATTTTTTCTCCTTTGATCCCCAAGGTAATTGCAGTATTTATTTGCTGGGACAAAAAATCATAAATCTCACCCATTACATCTTGGTATTGAGTATACTCTTGCATAGTTTGGGGAGTTCCTCGGATGTGCATCAAGACAATGGGCACATCTAACTTGGCCACGGTTGATAACATTTCTGGATCATAGGTTCCAGCAGAAATATCATTAACCATATCAGCACCCAATTCGACAGCAGCTTGGGCCACGGCGGCTCTGGTAGTATCTATTGAAATAGGTATAGGCACTTCTGGTCTAATTACCTTTAGTACTGACAGTACCCGTTCCATTTCTTCCGCGAGGGTGATTTGTTGTGCCCCTGGTCTAGTTGATTGCCCACCAATGTCAATAATATCAGCCCCAGCAGCTATCATGGCGCGAGCTTGAGCTACAGCACTAGCAATTGTGTTGAATTCGCCACCATCGCTAAAACTGTCGGGGGTGACATTTAAAATCCCCATTAAATAGGTTTTTGTCCCCCAGTTAAAACAGCTTTGTCGAATAACTAATTTACTTGCTTGATTTGCCATAATTGACCTTGACCCCCTACCCCCCTTACCTATTGATAATTGACAATTCTGGCAAAACTGTCCGGTTCCAAACTGGCGCCACCAACGAGAACACCATCTATTTCTGATTGTGCCATGATTTCATCAATATTATTAGGTTTCACAGAGCCACCATACTGAATTGGCACCTTATTATTAGTCAATTGAGAGCGAATTAATCCAATGACCCGATTTGCTTCTGCAGACTCACAAGTATCCCCCGTACCAATTGCCCAAATTGGCTCGTA from Cylindrospermopsis curvispora GIHE-G1 harbors:
- the ntcA gene encoding global nitrogen regulator NtcA, which gives rise to MIVMQDKALANVFRQMATGAFPPVVETFERNKTIFFPGDPAERVYFLLRGAVKLSRVYEAGEEITVALLRENSVFGVLSLLTGNKSDRFYHAVAFTAVELLSSPIEQVEQALKENPELSMLMLRGLSSRILQTEMMIETLAHRDMGSRLVSFLLILCRDFGVPCADGVTVDLKLSHQAIAEAIGSTRVTVTRLLGDLREKKMISIHKKKITVHKPVALSKQFT
- a CDS encoding DUF3084 domain-containing protein yields the protein MATGYILIAAILILGGVIATLGDRIGTKVGKARLSLFNLRPKKTAVIVTIFTGSVISATTLAILFAADEGLRKGVFELEDIQKDLRNKREQLKTAEAQKINIENRLIAARKAQEEAKNQLIETNKSLQEANSKQKATQAKLDITTTKQIKTQTQLRGTQSKLGKVVVQYRQALGELENLYQQRQALQLAVGELRSERQQLYAQAQQAIDEAKNAVTKRDRELFNRKAIIAQRDRKIAGLDRLIQNRNLEIRKREQIIASREVQLGELEKQQQYLEQEVARLEKYYQSYRDLRLGKLALVRGQVIASAVVSVNKPSVANQVITQIFQEANNNASIQLNEPGTNQNNTDLLRISEERVEQLTKQIQDGREYVVRIFSAGNYVRGEKQIEFFADAMPNQLVFSAGQVLATTSADMKSMTSYQLRQRLDLVISASQFRARNAGIVERIEIDGTFLRFFSELEQSQQALEVKAVAAENIYTAGPLRVKLVAISNGKIVFST
- a CDS encoding pre-16S rRNA-processing nuclease YqgF, with the translated sequence MNNINGIKTQCTILGFDPGRDKCGVAVMGIDRKLYHHEVVPAKQVIAHISDFRATFSISRIVMGNQTTAKTWKQQLEQELNPSLDIILVDERYTTLAARDRYWQMFPPRGLTNLVPKGLRQPPRAIDDIVAILLIERYLEELGICHKNTTSHPICDQ
- a CDS encoding DUF3146 family protein — protein: MVSAKRLPETTAHVRITRQSWQHGFLEGDVSAGNFEWHFEWYFLRGELSIQPSRGRALIRDPLGRFLEKQDYQLEPGGDYTFTIRAEI
- a CDS encoding polyribonucleotide nucleotidyltransferase, which translates into the protein MAEIDKSISFDGRDIRLKVGLLAPQAGGSVLIESGDTAVLVTATRSEAREGVDFLPLTVDYEERLYAAGRIPGGIMRREGRPPERAILTSRLIDRPLRPLFPSWLRDDLQIIALTLSMDELVPPDVLAVTGASIATLIAQIPFYGPMAAVRVGLVGDDFIINPTYAEIEAGDLDLVVAGSPDGVIMVEAGANQLPERDIIEAIDFGYEAVRDLIQAQRDLIAELGLTIVHQEPPIPDQSLENYIRDRASEEIKKILAQFELTKTERDAALDVVKSAIASSIESLGEEDPIRIAATANSQVLDNTFKDITKYFMRRQIVEDNVRVDGRKLDEVRPVSSQVGVLPRRVHGSGLFNRGLTQVLSACTLGTPGDAQSLSDDLQVDQSKRYLHHYNFPPFSVGETKPLRAPGRREIGHGALAERAILPVLPTKEQFPYVIRVVSEVLSSNGSTSMGSVCGSTLALMDAGVPITKPVSGAAMGLIKEGSEVRVLTDIQGIEDFLGDMDFKVAGTDTGITALQMDMKISGLSLDVIKQAVDQARDARLHILDKMLQTIDKPRTETSPFAPRLVTIKIDPDMIGLVIGPGGKTIKGITEETGAKIDIEDSGIVTISAIDEGRAKRAKSIIQGMTRKLHEGDVYVGRVTRIIPIGAFVEFLPGKEGMIHISQLADYRVGKVEDEVAVGEEVIVKVREIDSKGRINLTRLGIHPDQAAAAREAAATNR
- a CDS encoding SWIM zinc finger family protein, which encodes MIERTLEISREWWSQRWLDLLDSYRFKKRLERARNYSRQGNILSIEFQKSKVLGRVKGSEVEPYQVSLSLDIFSDEEWSYVIETMSRKSLFAAKLLAGEMPQNIEDVFTSNGLSLFPFTLNDVHSQCSCPDPAVPCKHIGAVYYQLSDRLSEDPFVLFELRGRSRERIIQDLRKLRSQKKLVNPPVQRLYTSEKNNQEENSPKLNTNPNPNQINDFWQYNDPLESSLVVISPNMGETVLDILGNIPLPKDQDNTVHVLGSSNDPTMKHLQNIYRDVSQKACLLAMNMG
- a CDS encoding SPFH domain-containing protein, translating into MEPIIAIALALMGYAFGSTKLVSQGNEALVERLGRYHRKLKPGINFIVPLLDQIVMEDTNREQILDISPQNVISKDGVYLEVDAVVYWRIIDIERSFYAVDDLQEALNNLAVTTVREILAQNTLEESNMARSNIDKTLIDQLNLTSQTWGVEIMRLDFQRITPPESVRKSMEEERAAEIKKRAVISAAEGERQAAIKKAEGTRTSMEIISEALRAHPESKDILRYLVAQDYVQASQKLGESNNAKIVFVDPANSTGMFEELISQPGQEDEGKRPGNGKK
- the folP gene encoding dihydropteroate synthase; translation: MANQASKLVIRQSCFNWGTKTYLMGILNVTPDSFSDGGEFNTIASAVAQARAMIAAGADIIDIGGQSTRPGAQQITLAEEMERVLSVLKVIRPEVPIPISIDTTRAAVAQAAVELGADMVNDISAGTYDPEMLSTVAKLDVPIVLMHIRGTPQTMQEYTQYQDVMGEIYDFLSQQINTAITLGIKGEKIIIDPGIGFAKNHQQNLQIIRELSRLKGLEVPILVGPSRKSFIGQILNQPNAKDRVWGTAAACCAAIFHGADILRVHDVSAIRDVSLVADAIYRYG